One Lactobacillus crispatus DNA segment encodes these proteins:
- a CDS encoding UDP-N-acetylglucosamine 1-carboxyvinyltransferase produces the protein MKQMIIHGGKPLQGDVWIGGAKNSTVALIPASILSRTPVTLEGVPRIADVVNLMDLLSEMDVHCDFGETTLRIDPTDIKMSPLPAGKIKSLRASYYFMGALLGRFGKAVVGFPGGDDIGPRPIDQHIKGFEALGASVKNENDQIIITAPEDGLHGAKIHLKMPSVGATMNIIMASVTAQGQTIIENAAKEPEIIDLATFLNNMGAVIRGAGTDSIRIEGVEQLKAQIPHTIIPDRIEAGTYVALAACIGNGIRIHNIIEEHLDSYLAKVEEMGVVIDSDEDSLYVYPAGDLKMVQVKTDVYPGFATDLQQPITPLLLTAKSGEGVVIDNIYPKRIGHIAQLQKMGANIKVEDNIILAHPTKQFHGEEVTAGEIRAGACLMIAGLMADGTTTIDKAGNILRGYDRVQEKLRQLGADVTIKDDPAVPGILDNI, from the coding sequence ATGAAGCAGATGATAATTCATGGTGGAAAGCCCCTGCAGGGTGATGTTTGGATTGGTGGAGCTAAGAACTCAACAGTTGCTCTTATTCCGGCATCAATTTTATCAAGAACACCAGTGACCTTGGAAGGCGTCCCAAGAATAGCTGATGTGGTTAACTTGATGGACTTGTTAAGTGAGATGGATGTACATTGTGATTTCGGTGAAACCACTTTAAGAATAGATCCAACTGATATCAAAATGAGTCCGTTGCCAGCTGGTAAGATTAAGAGTTTGCGCGCTTCATATTACTTTATGGGTGCGCTACTTGGTCGCTTTGGCAAGGCAGTAGTGGGCTTCCCTGGTGGTGACGATATTGGGCCACGTCCGATTGACCAACATATTAAGGGCTTTGAAGCCTTAGGCGCTAGCGTAAAAAATGAAAATGATCAAATTATAATTACTGCACCAGAAGATGGTTTGCATGGAGCAAAAATCCATTTAAAGATGCCATCAGTTGGGGCAACGATGAATATTATTATGGCTAGTGTGACGGCACAGGGCCAGACTATAATCGAAAATGCCGCAAAGGAACCGGAAATTATTGATTTAGCTACCTTCTTGAACAATATGGGGGCAGTTATTCGTGGTGCTGGTACTGACTCTATTCGAATTGAAGGGGTGGAGCAGCTTAAAGCACAAATTCCTCATACGATTATTCCAGACAGAATTGAAGCAGGGACTTATGTTGCTTTAGCTGCCTGTATTGGTAATGGCATTCGCATTCATAATATTATCGAAGAACACCTTGATTCATACCTGGCTAAAGTTGAAGAAATGGGTGTAGTAATCGATTCAGATGAAGATTCTTTGTATGTTTACCCAGCGGGCGACCTAAAAATGGTCCAGGTGAAGACAGATGTTTATCCTGGTTTTGCGACAGATTTACAGCAACCAATTACACCACTTTTATTAACTGCTAAAAGCGGTGAAGGTGTAGTAATCGATAATATTTATCCTAAACGGATTGGTCATATTGCTCAGTTGCAAAAGATGGGAGCCAATATTAAAGTTGAAGATAATATTATTTTGGCCCATCCAACTAAGCAGTTTCATGGTGAGGAAGTAACTGCAGGTGAGATTCGGGCAGGTGCCTGTCTGATGATTGCAGGCCTGATGGCTGATGGTACAACAACGATCGACAAGGCTGGTAATATCTTGCGTGGTTATGATCGGGTCCAAGAAAAGCTGCGTCAACTTGGAGCTGATGTAACTATCAAGGATGATCCTGCTGTACCGGGTATTTTAGATAATATTTAG
- a CDS encoding GNAT family N-acetyltransferase yields the protein MSLIFTRRAQNSDVDKIVQILQDAISFLKESGSSQWQSGYPNRETVEEDIEKQVAWVLTVDNEVAGYAAVVIGKDPNYAKIDGEWKNNVDTYATIHRIAVASQFRGMHLTQLFLSNIISLTYAQGIHNFRIDTGAKNKIVQHIALSHSFVQRGIIQVDDPINPDRLAYELNL from the coding sequence ATGAGTTTAATTTTTACAAGACGTGCACAAAATTCAGATGTGGATAAAATTGTGCAAATTTTGCAGGATGCGATTTCTTTTTTAAAGGAAAGTGGCTCATCGCAGTGGCAAAGTGGCTATCCTAACCGAGAAACGGTGGAGGAAGACATCGAAAAGCAAGTTGCTTGGGTATTAACTGTGGATAATGAAGTGGCTGGCTATGCGGCAGTGGTGATTGGAAAAGATCCAAATTATGCCAAAATTGATGGTGAGTGGAAAAATAATGTGGATACCTATGCGACGATCCATAGAATTGCGGTTGCTAGCCAATTTAGAGGGATGCATTTGACTCAATTGTTCTTAAGTAATATTATTTCGCTGACTTATGCACAGGGGATTCACAACTTTAGAATTGATACTGGCGCAAAAAATAAGATCGTCCAGCATATTGCATTGAGTCACAGTTTTGTTCAACGAGGGATAATTCAAGTAGATGATCCGATTAATCCTGATCGTTTAGCATATGAGTTGAATTTATGA
- a CDS encoding C69 family dipeptidase, whose translation MKQTECTTILVGKKATIDGSTMIARSEDGGRVIIPEGFKAVNPADQPKHYTSVISKQKIDDADLAETPLRYTSAPDVSGKNGIWGAAGINAENVAMTATETITTNSRIQGVDPLLDPSEGGLGEEDFVTLTLPYLHSALDGVKRVGYLVEKYGTYEMNGMAFSDKDNIWYLETIGGHHWIARRIPDDAYVIAPNRLNIDEFDFNDTDNFAAASDLKDLIAEYHLNPDREGYNMRHIFGSSTIKDAHYNNPRAWYIHNYFDPDFGGTPADQDQPFICHANRLISIEDIKWAESSHYQDTPYDAYGDQGTPEQKKTFRPIGINRNFETHILQIRNDVPAEIAGVQWLAFGPNTFNSMVPFYTNVTTTPEAWQTTPKFNLSKIFWLNKLTAQLGDTNYRVYGELEDAFEQKSLAQCHKIQHDTDKEAKNLSGKELQDKLIAANQKMSDTVYNNTVELLGQMVDEGHGLMTLKYDLLD comes from the coding sequence ATGAAACAAACAGAATGTACTACTATTTTAGTTGGTAAAAAAGCAACTATTGATGGCTCTACGATGATCGCTCGTAGTGAAGACGGTGGTCGCGTCATCATCCCTGAAGGCTTTAAAGCTGTTAACCCAGCTGACCAACCTAAGCACTACACTAGTGTAATTTCTAAACAAAAGATTGACGACGCTGATTTAGCAGAAACACCATTACGCTATACTTCAGCACCTGACGTTTCAGGTAAAAATGGTATCTGGGGCGCAGCCGGAATTAACGCTGAAAACGTAGCTATGACTGCTACTGAAACTATTACCACTAATTCACGTATCCAAGGTGTTGACCCATTACTTGATCCAAGTGAAGGTGGTCTTGGTGAAGAAGACTTTGTTACCTTAACCTTGCCATATTTGCATTCAGCCCTTGATGGCGTTAAACGTGTCGGCTATTTAGTTGAAAAATACGGTACTTATGAAATGAACGGTATGGCCTTTTCTGACAAGGACAATATTTGGTACCTCGAAACTATCGGTGGCCACCACTGGATCGCACGCCGTATTCCAGATGATGCTTATGTCATTGCACCAAACCGTTTGAACATTGATGAATTTGACTTTAACGATACTGACAACTTCGCTGCAGCAAGCGACTTGAAGGACTTAATTGCCGAATATCACTTGAATCCTGACCGTGAAGGCTACAACATGCGTCACATCTTTGGTTCATCAACAATCAAGGATGCTCACTACAATAATCCACGTGCTTGGTACATCCACAACTACTTCGATCCTGACTTCGGTGGCACTCCAGCAGATCAAGATCAACCTTTCATCTGCCATGCCAACCGTTTAATCTCAATTGAAGATATTAAGTGGGCTGAAAGTTCACACTACCAAGACACTCCTTACGATGCTTATGGCGATCAAGGTACTCCTGAACAAAAGAAGACCTTCCGTCCTATCGGTATTAACAGAAACTTTGAAACCCATATTTTGCAAATTCGTAATGATGTTCCTGCAGAAATTGCAGGTGTACAATGGTTAGCCTTTGGTCCTAACACCTTTAACTCAATGGTGCCATTCTATACTAATGTCACTACTACCCCTGAAGCTTGGCAAACCACTCCTAAATTTAACTTGAGCAAGATTTTCTGGCTTAACAAGTTAACTGCTCAATTAGGCGATACCAACTACCGTGTTTACGGTGAACTTGAAGATGCCTTTGAACAAAAGAGTTTAGCACAATGTCACAAGATCCAACATGATACTGACAAAGAAGCAAAGAACCTTTCAGGTAAGGAATTACAAGACAAGTTAATTGCTGCTAACCAAAAGATGTCTGATACAGTTTATAACAACACTGTTGAACTGCTTGGTCAAATGGTTGACGAAGGTCATGGTTTAATGACTTTGAAATACGACTTGCTTGATTAA
- a CDS encoding AraC family transcriptional regulator → MPNLNNQNLDSYIMFYGRQKCQPDEFFQGDNLRKNDIFYYIISGTGTFTSSRHHAVKLKAGDLFYVPRSQTCSFQADHNEPWEYFWIGLAGNGVNESIKASNLPNKNFLRQIQKTAFYQTLDDLYQCLAKKKTLLNNLKISALTYQLFYHLVKDFPNHPPVRKTPKNDQYQIAINYLKQNYTDPTCNIVELCHRLGVSRSFLYALFRKNTKLSPQKYLMQLRMEAAKKELINTTHNLKQIAKKVGYGDEFTFSKAFKRYSGVSPNAFRGN, encoded by the coding sequence ATGCCTAACTTAAATAACCAAAATCTTGATAGCTACATCATGTTTTATGGTCGACAAAAATGTCAGCCCGATGAATTCTTTCAAGGTGACAATCTTCGTAAAAACGATATTTTTTATTACATCATTAGCGGAACTGGTACCTTTACTTCTAGTAGACACCACGCAGTTAAATTAAAAGCTGGCGATCTTTTTTACGTTCCACGCAGTCAAACTTGTTCCTTTCAAGCTGACCACAATGAACCCTGGGAATACTTCTGGATTGGCCTAGCTGGCAACGGCGTTAATGAAAGCATCAAGGCATCAAATTTACCTAATAAAAATTTCTTGCGTCAAATTCAAAAAACTGCCTTTTATCAAACCCTAGATGACCTTTATCAATGTTTGGCGAAGAAAAAGACCTTATTAAACAATTTAAAAATTTCAGCTTTAACTTATCAACTTTTTTATCATCTAGTAAAAGACTTTCCTAACCACCCACCGGTCCGCAAAACACCGAAAAATGATCAGTATCAAATTGCCATTAACTATCTCAAGCAAAATTATACCGATCCTACCTGCAATATTGTCGAACTCTGTCATAGATTAGGCGTATCACGCAGCTTTCTATATGCTTTATTCAGAAAAAACACTAAATTATCACCTCAAAAGTACCTCATGCAATTGCGCATGGAAGCCGCTAAGAAAGAATTAATTAATACCACACACAATCTAAAGCAAATTGCCAAAAAAGTCGGCTACGGCGATGAATTTACCTTCTCCAAGGCATTTAAACGCTATAGCGGTGTTAGTCCAAATGCCTTTCGGGGAAATTAA
- a CDS encoding nucleobase:cation symporter-2 family protein translates to MAQKEVSHKKAAVLGLQHLLAMYSGAVAVPLLIGTALHFNSTHMTYLVSIDIFMCGLATLIQLFRNKYFGIGLPVVLGCAIQAVAPLEMIGQKFSINTMYGAIIIAGIFVFLIAGWFSKIKKLFPPVVTGTLITVIGLTLIPVAFQNMGGGNAQAKDFGDAKNLIAAFITILIIVVIEVWAKGFLRSISVLIGLIAGTIIAGCMGLVSLTPVTQASWFHLPQFFYFGVPEFEWSSCLTMIIIALVSLVESTGVFFAIGDLLHKDITEEDLKKGYRAEGLAQIFGGLFNTFPYTTFSQNVGLLQLSGIKTKRPIYWAAGLLMGMGLLPKIGALVTIIPDSVLGGAMLVMFTMIAVQGIKMLTKVDFENNRNILIVAISIGMGLGVTVYPQIFQDLPQTIQLFLGNGIVVASICATLLNLLFNGRSGANK, encoded by the coding sequence ATGGCACAAAAAGAAGTTAGTCACAAAAAAGCTGCTGTCCTAGGTTTGCAACATTTGCTTGCAATGTACTCAGGTGCGGTTGCCGTCCCTTTGTTAATCGGAACCGCGCTGCACTTTAACAGCACGCATATGACCTATCTAGTTTCCATTGATATTTTTATGTGTGGTTTAGCCACATTAATCCAATTATTCCGCAACAAATACTTCGGAATTGGCTTGCCAGTCGTTTTAGGCTGTGCAATTCAGGCTGTTGCTCCTCTAGAAATGATTGGGCAAAAATTTTCAATTAACACCATGTACGGTGCGATTATCATTGCTGGAATCTTCGTCTTTCTAATTGCTGGCTGGTTTTCAAAAATCAAAAAACTCTTCCCGCCGGTAGTTACTGGGACCTTAATTACAGTAATTGGGCTAACTTTAATTCCGGTCGCTTTCCAAAATATGGGCGGCGGAAACGCACAAGCCAAAGACTTCGGTGATGCGAAAAATTTAATCGCTGCCTTTATTACCATCCTCATCATCGTTGTCATTGAAGTCTGGGCTAAGGGATTTCTCCGCTCCATCTCTGTTTTAATTGGATTAATTGCTGGGACTATCATTGCTGGTTGCATGGGATTAGTTTCACTTACACCCGTAACACAAGCCTCTTGGTTCCACTTACCTCAATTTTTCTACTTCGGCGTTCCTGAATTCGAATGGTCATCTTGTTTGACCATGATCATCATTGCCTTAGTTTCCTTGGTCGAATCCACTGGCGTCTTCTTTGCCATTGGTGACCTGCTCCACAAAGATATTACCGAAGAAGACCTAAAAAAAGGTTATCGTGCAGAAGGATTAGCACAAATCTTCGGTGGGCTTTTCAACACCTTCCCTTACACCACATTCTCACAAAACGTTGGCTTACTTCAATTATCCGGTATTAAAACCAAGCGCCCTATCTATTGGGCTGCTGGTTTATTAATGGGAATGGGCCTTCTTCCTAAAATCGGCGCTTTAGTAACTATCATTCCTGATTCAGTCTTAGGCGGCGCTATGTTAGTCATGTTTACCATGATTGCCGTTCAAGGAATCAAAATGTTAACTAAAGTTGATTTTGAAAATAATCGCAACATTTTAATTGTCGCAATTTCTATCGGTATGGGCTTAGGCGTAACTGTTTACCCACAAATCTTCCAAGATTTACCTCAAACTATTCAATTATTCTTGGGTAACGGGATCGTAGTTGCCAGCATTTGTGCAACTCTGCTTAACCTATTATTCAATGGAAGAAGTGGTGCCAATAAGTAA
- a CDS encoding xanthine phosphoribosyltransferase, giving the protein MKELVDRIKQDGEVLPGNVLKINSFLNHQVDPQLMMHVGEEFARLFKDEKVDKVLTCEASGIAPGVMAAYQLHVPMIFARKKKPSTLNDAVYWADVFSYTKKVNNKICVEEKFLHPGEHILIIDDFVAHGEAVKGMVNIAKQAGCNIVGVGAVVAKTFQGGSEWVEKEGLRFEALAKIDSFENDQVHFEGEE; this is encoded by the coding sequence TTGAAGGAATTAGTAGATCGAATTAAACAAGATGGTGAAGTTTTACCTGGAAATGTGCTTAAAATTAATTCATTTTTGAATCACCAAGTTGATCCGCAACTAATGATGCATGTTGGTGAAGAATTTGCCCGCCTTTTTAAAGATGAAAAAGTCGATAAGGTCTTAACTTGTGAAGCGTCTGGGATTGCTCCTGGTGTCATGGCAGCCTACCAACTGCACGTGCCAATGATCTTTGCCCGAAAGAAAAAGCCATCTACTTTGAATGATGCAGTTTATTGGGCTGACGTCTTTTCTTACACCAAGAAGGTCAACAATAAGATCTGCGTTGAAGAAAAATTTTTGCACCCAGGCGAACATATCTTAATCATCGATGACTTCGTTGCCCACGGTGAAGCAGTCAAAGGCATGGTTAACATCGCCAAGCAAGCCGGCTGTAACATTGTTGGCGTTGGCGCTGTTGTTGCAAAAACCTTCCAAGGCGGAAGCGAATGGGTAGAAAAAGAAGGTCTACGTTTTGAAGCCCTAGCAAAAATCGATAGCTTTGAAAATGATCAAGTACACTTCGAGGGAGAAGAATAA